A section of the Pseudanabaena mucicola str. Chao 1806 genome encodes:
- a CDS encoding DUF433 domain-containing protein codes for MGLDRIVINPDVCLGQPTVRGLRITVAFVLKLLASNLSVPEILEAYPELELEDIRQVLHYAAWAVSDQTHGILA; via the coding sequence ATGGGATTAGATCGAATTGTCATTAACCCAGATGTCTGCCTCGGACAGCCCACCGTCAGAGGATTGAGGATTACCGTAGCCTTTGTCCTCAAACTGTTAGCCAGCAACCTATCCGTTCCAGAAATTTTAGAAGCCTATCCTGAACTAGAACTTGAAGACATCAGACAAGTCCTCCACTATGCAGCTTGGGCAGTCTCAGATCAAACTCACGGTATTCTCGCGTGA
- a CDS encoding type II toxin-antitoxin system VapC family toxin: protein MNVLLDTHTFIWYIEGNAKLTQKARDVIEISGDKIYLSIISLWEIAIKTGKKQLSLQNKFDDLLDVLNSLEIEILTITFTDTQIYKNLPLHHGDPFDRMIISQAINNNLTIVGCDQSFNDYPIQIVWK from the coding sequence ATGAATGTACTTTTAGATACGCATACATTCATTTGGTATATAGAGGGAAATGCGAAATTAACTCAAAAAGCTAGGGATGTTATTGAGATTTCAGGAGATAAAATATATCTGAGTATTATTAGTCTTTGGGAGATTGCAATTAAAACTGGTAAAAAACAGCTTTCTCTTCAAAACAAATTTGATGATTTATTAGATGTTTTAAATTCATTAGAAATTGAGATTTTAACAATTACATTTACAGATACACAAATTTATAAAAATCTGCCTTTACATCATGGAGATCCTTTTGATCGCATGATAATTTCTCAAGCAATAAATAACAACTTAACTATTGTCGGTTGCGATCAATCGTTTAATGATTATCCAATCCAAATAGTGTGGAAATGA
- the vapB gene encoding type II toxin-antitoxin system VapB family antitoxin, whose product MLQTTFQNIEESLKQLPYSLQVEVFHYIEFLKSNYAKQSIQEPEIKQPKKRDGFGIWQGKISMSEDFDLPMEEFEEYM is encoded by the coding sequence ATGCTGCAAACTACTTTTCAAAATATTGAAGAAAGCTTAAAGCAACTTCCCTATTCCTTGCAAGTTGAAGTATTCCATTATATTGAATTTCTCAAGAGCAATTATGCCAAGCAAAGTATTCAAGAGCCAGAGATAAAGCAACCTAAAAAGCGCGATGGTTTTGGCATTTGGCAAGGAAAAATTTCGATGTCAGAAGATTTTGATTTGCCAATGGAAGAATTTGAGGAGTATATGTAG